A region of Esox lucius isolate fEsoLuc1 chromosome 3, fEsoLuc1.pri, whole genome shotgun sequence DNA encodes the following proteins:
- the kcnn1a gene encoding small conductance calcium-activated potassium channel protein 1a isoform X8 yields the protein MRHRYAGAVYQHQIPDEERGSANSPDPNLVAPVFSLPPPPPSVRERSATTSHYQNHHQLPCLNQPSRRGVHACQTQHGEPPPLTSYDSAQRPSHLVCEPAGQPEHLQQNLWAAAGSQPQSEQPVFQSCHCSFSEEASLPHQRQPLAHPPQPSPSLPPTSSSLLFLRESNRGDHFQSSANYQRANIVERCRGGGGGHRDQKQLLQQQQQQQQQLHSGLQHRDPSPQAIRANSQKGHTINACESIEANRRAFKSGAQDLPQQLPQLRAQQQLLVGSSLPINYCANGSGELCRNNQAPLLRRHQQQQDALGLCPQRPQHCDQDRNKPERTNQAEQLQRPRRDSRVNPPTQPYGGNSSAAGSSSKSSANYGSSYHLWPESPHKGEERILIDHHQAVTEQKKLSHAGSKPSLSESSGRLPQIAMNTCKYNGGVVRPLGSLASSRRNLAELDSETQPLQTLHSSGLEVVVSKGNGEDPSKASNESLVRDGNGAPVKKNKDIGYRLGHRRALFEKRKRLSDYALIFGMFGIVVMVTETELSWGVYGKVISESSYSFALKCLISLSTVILLGLIIMYHAREIQLFMVDNGADDWRIAMTYERIFFIVLELLVCAIHPIPGHYRFTWTARIAFTYTPSTANADVDIILSIPMFLRLYLIGRVMLLHSKLFTDASSRSIGALNKINFNTRFVMKTLMTICPGTVLLVFSISSWIIAAWTVRVCERDRMPGLSATCSYHLQSCCFIRTPRTFSVQHSSRPPNCVTPNSPGTFPTQCSSQDNYAHLFFP from the exons ATGCGGCATCGATACGCGGGAGCTGTCTATCAGCACCAAATCCCCGACGAAGAGCGAGGCAGCGCGAACAGCCCAGACCCAAACCTAGTCGCTCCAGTTTTCAGTCTGCCGCCCCCTCCTCCGTCTGTCAGAGAGCGTTCGGCTACCACCTCGCACTACCAGAACCACCACCAATTGCCTTGTTTAAACCAGCCCTCGCGGAGAGGTGTGCATGCCTGTCAGACGCAACACGGCGAACCCCCGCCTTTGACAAGCTACGACAGCGCCCAGCGACCTTCACACCTGGTCTGTGAACCCGCCGGGCAGCCAGAGCACCTGCAGCAGAACCTTTGGGCCGCAGCCGGCTCGCAGCCGCAGTCGGAGCAGCCTGTTTTTCAGAGCTGCCACTGCAGTTTTTCCGAGGAGGCGAGCCTTCCTCATCAGCGCCAGCCCCTCGCTCACCCGCCGCAGCCCTCCCCATCTTTGCCGCCGACGTCGTCCTCTCTGCTGTTTTTGCGAGAGTCTAATCGCGGGGATCATTTCCAAAGCAGTGCCAATTACCAACGGGCGAACATCGTGGAACGCtgcaggggaggaggaggaggacaccGAGACCAGAAGCAGTTGTTGCAGcaacagcaacagcagcaacagcagctgCACAGCGGACTTCAACATAGGGACCCCTCCCCTCAAGCAATCCGAGCGAACTCGCAGAAAGGGCACACTATAAATGCATGCGAGTCAATCGAGGCTAATCGGCGAGCTTTCAAGTCCGGTGCTCAGGACCTGCCACAGCAACTCCCGCAATTGCGAGCTCAACAACAGCTACTGGTGGGGAGCAGTTTGCCCATCAACTACTGCGCCAACGGCTCAGGAGAGCTATGTAGGAATAACCAGGCACCACTGCTGCGACGGCATCAGCAGCAGCAAGACGCACTGGGGCTATGTCCCCAGCGTCCGCAGCACTGTGACCAAGACCGCAATAAGCCGGAGAGGACAAACCAAGCCGAGCAGCTGCAGCGCCCGCGCCGCGACTCCCGTGTAAACCCACCGACGCAGCCGTACGGGGGGAACTCGTCTGCAGCCGGCAGTAGCAGCAAGAGCAGCGCTAACTACGGCTCCAGCTATCACCTGTGGCCCGAGAGCCCGCataagggagaagagaggataCTCATCGATCATCATCAG GCAGTCACTGAGCAGAAGAAGCTGAGCCATGCTGGATCCAAGCCCTCCCTCTCCGAGAGCAGCGGCCGACTCCCTCAGATAGCCATGAACACCTGCAAGTACAATGGCGGCGTAGTGAGACCACTGGGCAGCCTGGCGTCGTCGCGGCGCAACCTAGCAGAGCTTGACTCCGAGACACAGCCCCTCCAGACACTGCACAGCTCCGGCCTGGAGGTGGTGGTGTCCAAGGGCAACGGTGAGGACCCCAGCAAGGCGTCCAACGAGAGCCTGGTTAGGGACGGGAATGGTGCTCCTGTGAAGAAGAACAAAGACATCGGCTATAGGCTCGGCCACCGAAGGGCACTCTTTGAGAAGCGGAAGAGACTCAGTGACTACGCCCTTATCTTCGGGATGTTCGGGATTGTTGTAATGGTGACGGAGACCGAACTGTCCTGGGGAGTTTACGGCAAGGTAATTAGT GAATCTTCGTACTCATTTGCACTGAAATGCCTTATCAGCCTTTCCACTGTTATACTCCTTGGTCTGATAATTATGTACCATGCCCGGGAAATCCAG ctGTTCATGGTGGACAATGGGGCGGACGACTGGAGGATAGCCATGACCTACGAGCGCATCTTCTTCATCGTGCTGGAGCTCCTGGTTTGCGCCATCCACCCCATCCCGGGCCACTATCGCTTCACGTGGACCGCCCGGATCGCCTTCACCTACACGCCGTCGACGGCCAACGCCGACGTGGACATCATCCTCTCCATCCCCATGTTCCTGCGGCTGTACCTGATAGGCCGCGTCATGCTGCTGCACAGCAAGCTGTTCACGGACGCGTCGTCGCGCAGCATCGGGGCGCTCAACAAGATCAACTTCAACACGCGCTTCGTCATGAAGACCCTGATGACCATCTGCCCTGGCACCGTGCTGCTGGTCTTCAGCATTTCCTCCTGGATCATCGCCGCCTGGACGGTGCGCGTCTGCGAGAG